One window of Chionomys nivalis chromosome 18, mChiNiv1.1, whole genome shotgun sequence genomic DNA carries:
- the S100a16 gene encoding protein S100-A16, giving the protein MAECYTELEKAVVVLVENFYKYVSKHSLVKNKISKSGFRKMLQRELNHMLTDTGNRKAADKLIQNLDANHDGRISFDEYWTMIGGITSPMANLIRQQECQQEQQGQGSS; this is encoded by the exons atggctgagtgctACACGGAGCTGGAGAAGGCAGTTGTTGTCCTGGTGGAGAACTTCTATAAATACGTATCCAAGCACAGCCTGGTCAAGAACAAGATCAGCAAGAGTGGCTTCCGCAAGATGCTCCAGAGAGAACTGAACCACATGCTGACG GACACAGGGAACCGAAAGGCAGCTGACAAGCTCATCCAGAACCTGGACGCCAACCATGACGGGCGCATCAGTTTTGATGAATACTGGACCATGATAGGTGGTATCACCAGCCCCATGGCCAACCTCATCCGCCAACAGGAGTGccagcaggagcagcaggggCAGGGCAGCAGCTAG